The following coding sequences are from one Neurospora crassa OR74A linkage group I, whole genome shotgun sequence window:
- a CDS encoding glutamyl-tRNA amidotransferase, with amino-acid sequence MSARIGRLRGLCLRHVSSTRQTSPIQRRSLNQFISRVQQHDQPALEQRQFRLAVKDNIATVSPNSEEETPLTTTCGSNFLANYRSPFEATIVSQLRSRGALLVGKTNLDEFGMGSHSVHTAFGAVAQEGEHEQQAVKHSAGGSSGGSAVAVATGEADIALGTDTGGSVRLPAGYTGVVGFKPSYGMLSRYGVVPYANSLDTVGLLAKEVRPIAELILGGADKVTRGLWAEHDPLDPTSLSHGARRRCASQRDCYTGPLPKDPYPLKNLKFGLPLEYNITELSPSIRHSWSAAAAKLQSLGARLVPVSLPSTRHALSAYYVIAPAEASSNLAKYDGIRYGTRFTSPTESDAAISEGPEGREEEEEGILYARARTAGFGDEVKRRILLGAYTLSSAAMDNYFLKAQKVRRLVRRDFNRVFALPNPLLDKPERFELSELPETVGLEDKWGPTEVDFLLCPTAPTTAPRLDEVLSEEEKDPVSAYMNDVFTVPASLAGLPAISVPMRVEDKEGAGMAGLQLIGQYWDDARLLAVAETVADVVREEL; translated from the exons ATGTCAGCTAGAATTGGGCGGCTGCGGGGCCTATGTCTGCGCCATGTGAGCTCGACAAGGCAAACGTCACCCATCCAGCGACGCTCCCTGAACCAATTCATATCCAGAG TGCAGCAACATGACCAACCCGCGCTCGAACAGCGGCAGTTCCGTCTCGCCGTCAAAGACAACATCGCCACAGTTTCCCCCAATTCCGAGGAGGAAACGCCTCTAACGACGACATGCGGCTCCAACTTCCTTGCCAACTACCGCAGCCCCTTTGAAGCCACCATCGTCAGCCAACTACGATCGCGCGGCGCTCTCTTGGTCGGCAAGACGAACCTGGATGAGTTCGGCATGGGCAGCCACTCGGTACACACGGCCTTTGGAGCTGTCGCGCAGGAGGGGGAGCACGAACAACAAGCAGTCAAGCACTCCGCGGGTGGCAGCTCAGGCGGAAGTGCCGTAGCCGTAGCCACGGGCGAAGCGGACATTGCTCTCGGCACCGACACAGGCGGCTCAGTCCGGTTGCCTGCCGGGTACACGGGCGTGGTGGGATTCAAGCCCTCGTACGGGATGCTCTCGCGCTATGGCGTGGTTCCCTATGCCAACTCGCTCGACACGGTGGGATTGCTGGCGAAGGAAGTAAGGCCCATCGCCGAGCTTATTCTTGGAGGAGCCGACAAGGTAACAAGGGGCCTCTGGGCCGAGCACGACCCGCTCGATCCCACGAGCCTCTCCCACGGGGCGCGCAGACGGTGCGCCAGCCAACGGGACTGCTACACCGGTCCCCTTCCCAAGGACCCGTACCCGCTCAAAAACCTCAAGTTTGGTCTCCCGCTCGAATACAACATTACGGAACTCTCGCCTTCCATCCGGCACAGCTGgtccgccgctgccgccaaaCTGCAATCCCTTGGCGCGCGCCTGGTCCCCGTCTCCCTGCCCTCAACCCGCCACGCCCTGTCGGCGTACTACGTCATCGCGCCCGCCGAGGCTTCGTCCAACCTGGCCAAGTATGACGGCATCCGGTACGGCACGCGCTTCACGTCTCCGACCGAGAGCGATGCCGCTATTTCGGAAGGCccagaaggacgagaagaagaagaagaagggatcCTCTATGCCCGCGCCCGCACCGCTGGTTTTGGGGATGAAGTTAAGCGTCGTATTCTCCTAGGCGCTTACACCCTATCCTCTGCCGCCATGGATAATTACTTTCTCAAAGCACAGAAGGTGCGTCGGCTGGTAAGGCGGGACTTTAACCGCGTCTTTGCGCTGCCCAACCCTCTTCTGGACAAGCCGGAAAGATTTGAGCTTAGCGAGTTGCCTGAGACGGTCGGGCTGGAGGATAAGTGGGGGCCTACGGAGGTGGATTTCCTGCTGTGCCCGACGGCGCCAACGACTGCGCCTAGGCTGGACGAGGTGCTGagtgaagaggagaaggatccGGTGAGCGCTTACATGAATGATGTGTTCACTGTGCCGGCGAGCTTGGCGGGGTTGCCGGCTATCAGTGTGCCGATGAGGGttgaggataaggagggggCGGGCATGGCTGGGTTGCAGCTTATTGGGCAGTATTGGGATGATGCTAGGCTGCTGGCTGTTGCAGAGACGGTAGCTGATGTTGTCAGGGAGGAGCTATAG